In a genomic window of Candidatus Korarchaeota archaeon NZ13-K:
- a CDS encoding tyrosine--tRNA ligase, which translates to MTDKLGLVLRNVAEPLEEFVMTLDELRDLVREGGHRVYVGYEPSGPIHVGTLITVRKLRDMIEAGFHSIALMADIHAILNLKGPQELIKEVSLTYWKTVFHELGSREIEIVLGTDFELSEDYVMDLLTISQRVTARRAWRAMTMIAREQEDPLVSQMIYPLMQALDILYLGVRIAIGGTDQRKIHALTREVFSLDVPLRVERYVPTAIHTPLLPGLTGGKMSSSIPRSHIAVHDPPEIIREKVMNAYCPPGSEDQYDEEGRLRNPILAIVRYFILPETGRISVRRSRAAGGGEVEVSSYDQLEGMYRRGEIHPMDLKEVVADYLVREFSRVREVFERDKDLIEPLYRLQRWQREKGLFGEVEWREALRSYEPYLGPVR; encoded by the coding sequence ATCACGGACAAGCTGGGGCTTGTGCTGAGGAACGTAGCAGAGCCCTTAGAGGAGTTCGTCATGACCTTGGATGAGCTGAGGGATCTGGTGAGAGAGGGAGGGCATAGGGTATATGTGGGCTATGAGCCATCCGGGCCGATACACGTGGGCACGCTCATCACCGTCAGGAAGCTCAGGGATATGATAGAGGCCGGATTTCATTCCATAGCCCTGATGGCAGACATACATGCAATACTGAACCTCAAGGGTCCCCAGGAGCTGATAAAGGAGGTCTCCCTGACGTACTGGAAAACTGTCTTCCACGAGCTCGGGTCTAGGGAGATAGAGATAGTGCTGGGGACGGACTTCGAGCTTTCGGAGGATTACGTTATGGATCTGCTCACAATATCCCAGAGGGTCACGGCCAGAAGGGCCTGGAGGGCCATGACGATGATAGCTAGGGAGCAGGAGGATCCCCTGGTCTCCCAGATGATATACCCGCTGATGCAGGCCCTCGATATCCTCTACTTGGGCGTGAGGATCGCCATAGGGGGGACCGATCAGAGGAAGATACACGCGCTTACTAGGGAGGTCTTCAGCCTCGATGTCCCGCTGAGGGTCGAGAGGTACGTCCCAACCGCCATTCACACCCCCCTCCTGCCGGGACTCACGGGGGGTAAGATGAGCAGCAGCATACCGAGGTCGCACATAGCGGTACACGATCCTCCCGAGATAATAAGGGAGAAGGTGATGAACGCCTACTGTCCGCCTGGGAGTGAGGATCAATATGATGAGGAGGGAAGGCTCAGGAACCCGATATTGGCTATAGTGAGGTACTTCATACTTCCCGAAACGGGGAGGATCTCTGTGAGGAGGAGCAGGGCCGCTGGAGGTGGGGAGGTGGAGGTCTCGAGCTACGATCAGCTGGAGGGGATGTACAGGAGAGGGGAGATCCACCCCATGGACCTGAAGGAGGTCGTGGCCGATTACTTGGTAAGGGAGTTCTCGAGGGTGAGGGAGGTCTTCGAGAGGGACAAGGACCTGATAGAACCGCTTTACAGGCTCCAGAGGTGGCAGAGGGAGAAGGGGCTGTTCGGGGAGGTGGAGTGGAGGGAAGCGCTGAGATCCTATGAGCCCTACCTCGGGCCGGTGCGCTGA
- a CDS encoding protein translocase SEC61 complex subunit gamma, producing MPERERKEGLIDYIIQTLKVAEKPSWDEVWATFRVTITGFFLIGLIGFLIQLVALYIVGG from the coding sequence ATGCCTGAGAGGGAGAGGAAGGAGGGCCTCATCGACTACATAATCCAGACGCTGAAGGTCGCCGAGAAGCCGAGTTGGGATGAGGTATGGGCCACCTTCAGGGTCACCATAACAGGGTTCTTCCTGATAGGGCTCATAGGCTTCCTAATACAGCTCGTGGCGCTCTACATAGTGGGTGGATGA
- a CDS encoding 50S ribosomal protein L11 translates to MPKKIVRVLIEGGKATPGPPLGPALGGLGLNMGQVVKEINEKTSAYAGMKVPVEIEVDTDTKRFEVRVGTPPTSMLILRELRLEKGSSDARKRVGNLRMEQVIGIARTKLADSNTADLRRVVKQVLGTALSMGITVEGKDPREVQRELDSGVWDSLMGG, encoded by the coding sequence TTGCCTAAGAAGATCGTTCGGGTCCTCATAGAGGGTGGAAAGGCCACTCCAGGTCCGCCGCTAGGGCCCGCCTTGGGCGGCTTGGGCCTGAACATGGGGCAAGTCGTGAAGGAGATAAACGAGAAGACGAGCGCCTATGCGGGTATGAAGGTCCCCGTCGAGATAGAGGTGGACACGGACACTAAGAGGTTCGAGGTGAGGGTTGGAACCCCTCCTACCTCGATGCTCATACTCAGGGAGCTCAGGCTTGAGAAGGGCTCCTCTGATGCTAGGAAGAGGGTCGGGAATCTGAGGATGGAGCAGGTCATAGGCATAGCTAGGACGAAGCTGGCGGACTCCAACACGGCAGACCTCAGGAGAGTTGTCAAGCAGGTCCTGGGAACGGCCCTCTCAATGGGGATCACCGTGGAGGGGAAGGACCCGAGAGAGGTGCAGAGGGAATTGGATTCCGGAGTTTGGGATTCTCTGATGGGTGGTTGA
- the ftsZ gene encoding cell division protein FtsZ has product MVRTAAKRIDEGVREIPQKVSPEDSSLREFLERVKARIVIMGVGGGGSNTVTRLNAIGIDSVETVAVNTDAQHLLITTADRKILIGKELCGGNGSGGDPHIGEEAARESAEELESFLRGTDLLFIMAGLGGGTGTGASPVIAEIGKRVGAAVISVVTLPFTAEGVKKKEIAMKGLSKLASVSDTIVVVNNDRILDIAKELPLHQAFFISDEIVARAVKGVVELVVKPGLVNVDLADLRNVVENGGPAVLTFGESDGENRAMEAVEDALGNPLLDADISGGKAAIVNITSGPDFSLEEMQQIVETIVSSLDPTANVIWGARIDDSLKGAVQVLLIVTGVTSPTVEAALQGEVREPALERLTRPRVEKAAAKPEMRIAERRTVPLAREIRERGDLGIDEL; this is encoded by the coding sequence ATGGTAAGGACAGCCGCTAAGAGAATTGATGAGGGAGTCAGGGAGATCCCTCAGAAGGTGTCCCCTGAGGACTCCTCCCTCAGGGAGTTCCTGGAGAGGGTGAAGGCGAGGATAGTGATAATGGGGGTCGGAGGAGGAGGAAGCAACACGGTGACCAGGCTTAACGCCATAGGCATAGACTCAGTCGAAACCGTGGCGGTGAACACGGATGCCCAGCACCTCCTGATAACGACAGCAGACAGGAAGATACTAATAGGGAAAGAGCTCTGCGGGGGTAATGGATCCGGAGGAGATCCCCACATAGGTGAGGAGGCCGCCAGGGAGAGCGCTGAGGAGTTGGAGAGCTTCCTGAGGGGGACTGATCTTCTGTTCATAATGGCGGGACTCGGAGGGGGAACCGGGACGGGGGCATCTCCCGTCATAGCTGAGATAGGTAAGAGGGTGGGTGCTGCGGTCATATCGGTGGTCACCCTACCCTTCACGGCTGAGGGTGTCAAGAAGAAGGAGATAGCCATGAAGGGGCTCTCCAAGCTCGCTTCCGTGTCAGACACGATAGTCGTGGTGAACAACGACAGGATACTGGATATAGCCAAGGAGCTCCCGCTGCATCAGGCCTTCTTCATATCGGATGAGATAGTCGCGAGGGCCGTGAAGGGGGTGGTGGAGCTCGTTGTCAAGCCAGGGCTGGTTAACGTTGACCTGGCCGATCTCAGGAACGTCGTGGAGAACGGTGGCCCCGCCGTACTCACCTTCGGGGAGAGCGATGGTGAGAACAGGGCCATGGAGGCTGTTGAGGATGCCCTAGGCAACCCCCTGCTCGATGCCGATATATCCGGGGGCAAGGCCGCAATAGTGAACATAACTTCGGGCCCGGATTTCTCGCTCGAGGAGATGCAGCAGATAGTTGAGACTATCGTCAGCTCATTGGATCCCACGGCCAACGTGATATGGGGTGCGAGGATAGATGATTCCCTCAAGGGAGCCGTCCAAGTCCTCTTAATAGTGACCGGGGTTACCTCGCCCACGGTCGAGGCCGCCCTCCAGGGGGAGGTGAGGGAGCCGGCGCTCGAGAGACTGACGAGGCCGAGGGTTGAGAAGGCGGCCGCTAAGCCTGAGATGAGGATCGCCGAGAGGAGAACGGTTCCTCTAGCCAGGGAGATCAGGGAGAGGGGAGATCTGGGTATAGACGAGCTGTGA
- a CDS encoding 50S ribosomal protein L1 — protein sequence MLVEDESLRRLKEVLERSPKRRFNEAVDLVVVLRGVDLKKDPNARINELVELPHQPRNREVKVAVIGKGEFLTRAREAGADRVMEPEELEAIAASKRALKKLANEYDFFIAQADVLPRIVRFIGPVLGPRNKMPVSLPATSVSQLPDLIAKLRRSVRIRTKDQPIVHTKVGSRDMRPEEIMENIRAVLSAIERKYEDPRKIAKVYVKTTMGPAEELPVSSGWR from the coding sequence CTGCTGGTTGAGGATGAGTCCCTGAGGAGACTGAAGGAAGTCCTAGAGAGGAGTCCTAAGAGGAGGTTCAATGAGGCCGTGGACCTGGTCGTGGTGCTGAGGGGTGTGGATCTTAAGAAGGATCCTAACGCCAGAATAAACGAGTTGGTGGAACTTCCGCATCAGCCTAGGAACAGGGAGGTCAAGGTCGCCGTGATAGGGAAGGGGGAGTTCCTGACTAGGGCCAGGGAGGCCGGCGCCGACAGGGTCATGGAGCCCGAGGAGCTAGAGGCCATCGCCGCCAGCAAGAGGGCCCTCAAGAAGCTGGCCAACGAGTACGATTTCTTCATAGCCCAGGCGGACGTTCTCCCGAGGATAGTCAGGTTCATAGGACCCGTGCTGGGTCCCAGGAACAAGATGCCGGTCAGCCTGCCGGCCACCTCCGTCTCCCAGCTCCCCGATCTAATAGCTAAGCTGAGGAGGTCCGTCAGGATAAGGACAAAGGATCAGCCGATAGTGCACACCAAGGTTGGATCTAGGGACATGAGGCCGGAGGAGATAATGGAGAACATAAGAGCGGTGCTCTCGGCGATAGAGAGGAAGTACGAGGACCCGAGGAAGATAGCTAAGGTCTACGTCAAGACGACCATGGGGCCCGCGGAGGAGCTTCCGGTATCCTCAGGTTGGAGGTGA
- the rplJ gene encoding 50S ribosomal protein L10: MEVSQLSLEVVRKSRSRMRKEAMVERFLKLVREYPTVMLADFSRIPADHFGRVRKELAPDVKFFVMKKTLIKKACELSDRKGLKELVKNLPMNLVVIFSRKDPFETYRLLSERKVGVFMKPGDLAEEDVIISAGPTDLAPGPILMDLRAMNIPTKIQGGKVAIAESVTLLRKGERATAQISDLLRNLNIRPLKVGFRVTAAIDEEGILYTPEVLSVSREDILKMVQEAHMRSLGLAMEIGEINRHTAAPLAQRAIRRALALSISIGWLSDLTIQPLMRKAARAARLLRERVGL, from the coding sequence TTGGAGGTGAGTCAGTTGTCCCTCGAGGTCGTCAGGAAGAGCAGGTCTAGGATGAGGAAGGAGGCAATGGTGGAGAGGTTCCTCAAGCTCGTTAGGGAATATCCCACCGTCATGCTGGCCGACTTCTCCAGGATACCAGCGGACCACTTCGGGAGGGTCAGGAAGGAGCTCGCGCCCGATGTGAAGTTCTTCGTCATGAAGAAGACGCTCATCAAGAAGGCGTGCGAGCTCTCTGATAGGAAGGGTTTGAAGGAACTCGTGAAAAACCTTCCAATGAACCTCGTCGTGATATTCAGCAGGAAGGATCCTTTTGAGACATACAGACTCCTATCCGAGAGGAAGGTAGGGGTCTTCATGAAGCCGGGGGACCTGGCCGAGGAGGATGTGATCATATCCGCCGGCCCGACGGACCTGGCCCCTGGTCCGATCCTGATGGACCTCAGGGCCATGAACATACCCACGAAGATACAGGGGGGCAAGGTGGCGATCGCCGAGAGCGTCACTCTGCTCAGGAAGGGGGAGAGAGCCACCGCTCAGATATCAGATCTCCTCAGGAATCTCAACATAAGACCCCTCAAGGTGGGCTTCAGGGTTACCGCGGCCATCGATGAGGAGGGGATACTCTACACGCCGGAGGTGCTCTCCGTCAGCAGGGAGGACATACTGAAGATGGTTCAGGAGGCTCACATGAGGTCCCTGGGCCTGGCCATGGAGATAGGTGAAATAAATAGGCATACTGCTGCTCCTCTGGCCCAGAGGGCGATTAGAAGAGCCCTGGCCCTCTCCATAAGCATAGGATGGTTGAGCGACCTAACGATACAGCCCCTAATGAGAAAAGCCGCGCGGGCGGCCAGGCTCTTGAGGGAGAGGGTTGGGCTCTGA
- a CDS encoding isoprenylcysteine carboxylmethyltransferase family protein, which translates to MRALTACVMVALFVCSMICLALGVGYSLTYLLGLPPSLGLPVPLRALGLPIILLGGAILHWVFRYRRPVDICTSSYVTLMRAVKARRSEVQQMRREPLIVRGPYRYTRNPMYFSAILLWIGSWIALDLTPLLVSTLFVLSVLYLIIIPLEEGELREIFGEQYEEYAKRVRKLIPFIL; encoded by the coding sequence ATGAGAGCACTCACAGCTTGCGTGATGGTCGCTCTATTCGTGTGCTCCATGATATGCCTCGCCCTCGGCGTGGGCTACTCCTTGACATACCTGTTGGGGCTTCCCCCCTCCCTCGGCCTCCCCGTCCCGCTCCGAGCGCTCGGTCTCCCGATCATCCTCCTAGGGGGTGCGATCCTGCATTGGGTCTTCAGATACCGGAGGCCCGTGGATATCTGCACCTCGAGCTATGTGACCCTGATGAGAGCGGTCAAGGCGAGGCGATCGGAGGTCCAGCAGATGAGGAGAGAGCCTCTGATCGTCCGGGGACCTTATAGATATACTAGGAACCCCATGTACTTCAGCGCGATCCTGCTGTGGATCGGTTCATGGATCGCGCTCGACCTCACTCCCCTTCTGGTCTCGACGCTTTTCGTCCTCTCGGTCCTCTACCTGATCATAATACCCCTGGAGGAGGGGGAGCTCAGGGAGATCTTCGGAGAGCAGTACGAGGAGTACGCGAAAAGAGTTCGCAAGCTCATCCCCTTCATCCTCTGA